Proteins from a genomic interval of Daphnia pulex isolate KAP4 chromosome 4, ASM2113471v1:
- the LOC124192010 gene encoding uncharacterized protein LOC124192010, translating to MANPPVSTWTLDVCKGRQKVVRSRITGCHTRINHIVTAGLSRRDAEKLLADARVLLGELETIHDRVIELVDDNDVLTQQNNQHQLYAQTIDNCSALVEDYLLHRQDDAPSVVVETPEQIARRQELETAYQRLRDLREQVAAAEQAIIDLGGDVLPTDGSELNPSDSASQVGDKPTKKIEFYPAEAPDAWIDTYLAGKERPIVREKGAKSSVNVQLEAYTGRALDWFSWISMWFALVHITSKTPSEKLAILKNYLKGDLADIVHGHGGGEAGYKEVLQRLKSTCGSRKVIRAAHLRELDRMEAPRNDPQSFKRFSERVRTHLFNLSVIGETGHVDIIERLSLKLQLTDRLAWNNGRGGEIDNRNINDFGRWLTARATDYQNAYAIADDQQRSTNGGNRNDRQQPSQVPNRFQQPQQQRRSARTYHGASSSQKNHGSTEQKEKKPTEPHCFKCEGSHRLEDCTFFKDLPISDRLTFTQRRGLCYGCFGVRHGFMNCTLKKECGIDGCKLSHHKLLHKENGPVERNARPHTLRSDRRQIAFKMLRLDALDADGEMVPVNILMDDGSDSTLIREGLTRRLRLTGQRQTLFVGGVGEESSVHVNSEYLELQLKTSAGETVSIQGSTIPSITKPVPVMEWEKLRGRWSHMEDLPPLRDCGGRVDILIGLDHAALITASESRFGKDDEPTASKTRLGWTLQGAVATSGGPDIVRIHHVQTSADSTLQLAEQVRRFCDTESFGTEFQSECMSAEHRRAVTKLEAETEKLDVGYAAPVLWIDDIPPEIPDSRRTAESRMKSMRNKFARESGDYETYYRAAMEKNFSEGYARRLTPEEIQQRPTKYFLPHFGVPKKAGRPELRLVFDAAAKSNGKCLNDFVTSGPALQNPLPAVLIRFREGEIGWSADIGAMFSRIRLKDADRPYHRFLWPEVDGTISTCEMTRVTFGVTCSPYVAIRTTWRAADDAGPEMKEAADDVREDIYVDDYLASTSRLEDAVRRATGVNKVLADGDFHLGHWVSNSSQLLSAVQPDSDNGTTVKTQVRSISDDPELILGIVWNPSTDHLGFRVKVSSVNYTRVGLLAQVAGLFDPLGTAAPMTVKAKIKLRELGVKGLQWEDPVVGDEKEWWEEYFQKIGRLKEIELPRCLFPKAEEIVRTELHTFADASEEACAASCYTRVVYQDGRVLVRHIKTATKLAPLKTVSVCKLELNAGLMGARLAKFVQTALKRKMDCRYFWTDSSTVRNWVRAVSSHYQVYVSHRIGEIQTLTEPHEWRFVPGRLNPADAATRSQMEEEEIPSWWLDGPPFLYEEEPAWPKDLPWMAAKEELRSVHVHLNSTAVEPPTVFNWKDVKISAQDIPALIRLEGEFLNLVKQSQREVYSEELKRLQQTKPLRSTSPLLPLTPFLDESGVLRLGGRLSRAKLPYDVMHPPLLSGKHPLSRMIIRAFHDSMHHLGTDFVLSHVRQHFWVTGGRELVKRVRNECVPCRRFRPKAALQMMADVHRARLGAGHPPFTYTSVDYFGPIDVTHGRGTAKRWGVLFTCMVTRAVYVDVAISLSASDFLMVLRRFISVYRKPAHMFSDNGTNLTGAERLLRVELDRLKDDSVLTTELKALRIEWFFQPAQTPHFGGSHESLVRSVKNAFYAALDQEKSVLRTPSDEVLRTLLFEVSGLLNSRPLTYCSSDPDDFRALTPNDFLNRAPVADLPAGDFNKALPRDHYGYVQRITNFFWDVWRGSFLQSMTSRKKWRTPARNFAVGDFILDDWKNAPRGRWRTGKIVKVYPGADGLVRAADVEFSTGILRRGTNQLALLEAYSPDPATEATESGSGENGAAI from the coding sequence atggccAACCCTCCAGTATCAACATGGACATTGGATGTCTGCAAAGGACGACAAAAGGTTGTCCGTTCCCGCATCACTGGCTGTCACACTCGCATCAACCACATCGTGACAGCTGGATTATCTCGTCGTGATGCTGAGAAGCTTCTAGCTGACGCAAGAGTCCTTTTGGGCGAATTGGAAACGATTCACGATCGCGTTATCGAGTTGGTAGACGACAACGACGTCTTGacccaacaaaataatcaacatCAGCTGTATGCCCAAACCATCGACAACTGCTCAGCTTTAGTGGAAGATTACCTGCTCCACCGTCAAGACGATGCTCCATCAGTTGTCGTCGAGACCCCAGAACAGATTGCACGTCGACAGGAATTGGAGACCGCATATCAGCGTCTACGAGATCTCCGAGAGCAAGTCGCAGCTGCTGAACAGGCCATCATTGATCTAGGAGGAGATGTTTTGCCTACAGACGGATCGGAGTTGAACCCATCCGACTCCGCGTCGCAAGTCGGAGACAAGCCGACCAAGAAGATTGAATTTTATCCAGCGGAAGCCCCTGATGCTTGGATTGATACGTATCTAGCCGGAAAGGAGAGACCGATTGTTCGTGAGAAGGGAGCCAAATCTTCGGTCAACGTTCAGCTGGAAGCTTATACGGGCCGCGCACTTGATTGGTTCTCTTGGATAAGTATGTGGTTCGCGCTGGTCCACATTACGAGCAAGACTCCGAGTGAGAAGCTGGCcatattgaaaaattatttgaagggCGACCTAGCTGACATCGTACATGGCCATGGAGGAGGGGAAGCTGGATACAAGGAGGTTCTACAGCGATTGAAGAGCACGTGCGGGAGTCGGAAGGTGATTCGAGCGGCCCATCTGCGGGAATTGGATCGGATGGAGGCGCCGCGTAATGACCCGCAGTCTTTCAAACGCTTTTCTGAACGTGTGCGAACTCATCTCTTCAACCTGTCGGTGATTGGTGAGACGGGCCACGTTGACATCATCGAGAGACTGTCCCTCAAGCTGCAGCTTACCGATCGTTTGGCCTGGAACAATGGACGGGGAGGCGAAATCGATAATCGGAACATCAACGATTTTGGCCGCTGGTTGACGGCTAGAGCAACGGACTATCAGAATGCTTATGCAATTGCGGATGACCAGCAACGGTCGACGAACGGAGGAAATAGGAACGATCGCCAACAACCATCCCAGGTGCCAAATAGATTCCAGcaaccacagcagcagagaagaagTGCACGCACTTATCATGGAGCATCAAGCTCCCAGAAGAATCATGGCTCGACTGagcagaaagagaagaaaccgACTGAACCACACTGCTTTAAATGTGAAGGATCGCACCGCCTTGAAGACTGTACCTTTTTCAAGGACCTTCCCATCAGTGATAGACTGACCTTTACACAACGTCGAGGATTGTGTTATGGCTGCTTCGGCGTCCGGCATGGCTTCATGAATTGCACACTCAAGAAGGAGTGTGGCATTGACGGATGTAAGCTGTCCCATCATAAACTTCTCCACAAGGAGAATGGTCCGGTAGAAAGAAATGCCCGGCCTCACACTCTACGTTCCGACCGACGACAAATAGCATTCAAGATGCTCCGCCTGGACGCGCTCGACGCCGACGGGGAGATGGTGCCTGTGAACATTTTGATGGATGATGGAAGCGATTCAACTCTCATTCGCGAGGGGCTGACGCGTCGACTCCGGCTTACTGGCCAGCGGCAGACCTTATTTGTAGGTGGCGTCGGTGAAGAATCTTCCGTCCATGTAAATTCAGAGTACCTGGAGTTGCAGTTAAAGACATCGGCGGGAGAGACAGTGTCGATCCAGGGATCTACTATCCCCTCCATCACCAAACCAGTACCGGTCATGGAGTGGGAGAAACTACGCGGACGATGGAGCCATATGGAAGACTTGCCGCCGCTTCGAGACTGTGGTGGACGTGTCGACATATTGATTGGCTTGGACCATGCCGCACTCATCACAGCGAGTGAATCTCGATTCGGAAAAGATGACGAGCCGACCGCTTCCAAGACTAGACTGGGATGGACACTGCAAGGAGCGGTAGCGACCAGTGGTGGACCCGATATCGTCCGGATTCATCATGTGCAGACCTCAGCTGATTCCACTCTTCAACTCGCCGAACAGGTCCGACGGTTTTGTGATACGGAGTCATTTGGCACCGAATTCCAATCGGAATGCATGTCGGCTGAACATCGGAGGGCGGTGACCAAATTGGAAGCGGAGACTGAAAAGCTGGACGTAGGATATGCAGCCCCGGTGCTTTGGATTGACGACATCCCTCCTGAGATTCCCGATAGCCGCCGCACGGCGGAATCAAGAATGAAGAGTATGCGGAATAAATTTGCCCGCGAATCAGGAGACTACGAGACCTACTACCGTGCAGCCATGGAGAAAAACTTTAGCGAAGGCTACGCCAGACGGCTCACGCCGGAAGAAATCCAGCAGCGCCCGACGAAGTATTTTCTCCCGCATTTTGGAGTGCCAAAAAAGGCTGGGCGGCCTGAGTTACGTCTCGTATTCGATGCTGCTGCAAAGTCGAACGGCAAATGTTTAAATGACTTTGTCACCAGTGGTCCGGCCCTGCAGAACCCCTTACCGGCCGTGTTGATCCGTTTCCGGGAAGGAGAGATTGGCTGGTCAGCCGATATTGGCGCAATGTTTAGCCGGATTCGTTTGAAGGATGCTGACCGTCCGTACCACCGATTCCTATGGCCCGAAGTGGATGGAACCATATCGACATGTGAGATGACCAGGGTGACTTTCGGTGTAACGTGCTCGCCCTACGTCGCCATACGAACCACTTGGCGCGCAGCAGACGATGCTGGACCGGAAATGAAGGAGGCGGCCGATGACGTGCGAGAAGACATCTACGTCGACGATTACCTGGCCTCGACTAGCAGACTTGAGGATGCCGTAAGGAGAGCCACCGGTGTAAATAAGGTCCTAGCAGACGGCGATTTCCACCTGGGGCACTGGGTGTCCAATAGCAGCCAGCTTTTATCAGCAGTCCAGCCGGATTCGGACAATGGGACCACTGTCAAGACCCAAGTGCGCAGCATTAGTGATGACCCAGAGTTGATCCTTGGAATTGTGTGGAATCCTTCTACTGATCATCTGGGATTCCGAGTGAAAGTGTCCAGTGTGAACTACACCAGAGTGGGGTTACTTGCCCAAGTGGCTGGTTTGTTCGACCCCTTGGGCACGGCCGCCCCGATGACTGTTAAAGCCAAGATTAAATTGCGGGAATTGGGCGTGAAAGGACTTCAGTGGGAAGATCCAGTGGTTGGTGACGAAAAGGAGTGGTGGGAAGAATATTTCCAGAAGATCGGACGTTTGAAGGAGATCGAGCTGCCCCGCTGTCTCTTCCCAAAGGCGGAAGAAATAGTCCGGACCGAATTGCACACTTTCGCGGACGCGTCGGAAGAGGCGTGTGCCGCGTCCTGCTACACCCGTGTGGTTTATCAGGATGGCCGAGTGCTGGTCCGGCACATCAAGACAGCGACGAAGCTTGCTCCTTTGAAAACAGTTTCCGTTTGTAAACTAGAGCTCAACGCTGGGCTCATGGGCGCCCGTTTGGCTAAGTTTGTCCAAACGgccctgaaaagaaaaatggattgcCGATACTTCTGGACCGACAGCAGCACGGTCCGGAATTGGGTCCGGGCCGTGTCCTCCCACTACCAAGTTTATGTCAGCCACCGGATCGGTGAAATTCAAACCCTCACTGAGCCTCACGAATGGCGCTTCGTTCCTGGACGTTTAAATCCGGCCGACGCTGCTACCCGATCgcagatggaagaagaagaaatcccaaGTTGGTGGTTAGATGGTCCGCCTTTCCTTTATGAAGAGGAGCCGGCCTGGCCAAAGGACTTGCCATGGATGGCCGCAAAGGAAGAACTCCGGTCTGTCCACGTCCATCTGAATTCCACAGCCGTGGAGCCGCCGACCGTGTTCAATTGGAAAGACGTCAAGATCTCAGCCCAAGATATTCCGGCCCTAATCCGGTTGGAAGGAGAATTTCTGAATCTCGTGAAACAGAGTCAACGAGAAGTGTATTCTGAAGAGCTGAAAAGATTGCAGCAGACGAAGCCGCTCCGCTCGACCTCGCCGTTGCTGCCGCTCACACCTTTTCTGGACGAATCTGGAGTATTGCGACTTGGAGGCCGGTTAAGCCGGGCCAAGTTGCCCTACGATGTCATGCACCCTCCATTATTGTCTGGAAAACATCCGCTTTCTCGGATGATCATCCGAGCGTTTCACGACAGCATGCATCACCTTGGCACGGATTTTGTATTATCTCACGTGCGACAACATTTTTGGGTGACGGGCGGACGAGAATTGGTTAAACGTGTCCGCAATGAATGTGTGCCGTGCCGTCGATTTCGTCCGAAAGCAGCTCTGCAAATGATGGCCGACGTCCATCGAGCTCGCTTGGGCGCCGGTCATCCTCCTTTCACCTACACGTCGGTGGACTATTTCGGACCAATAGACGTGACACACGGTCGTGGAACAGCAAAGAGATGGGGCGTACTTTTCACGTGCATGGTGACCAGAGCAGTTTATGTAGACGTTGCAATTTCCCTCTCCGCCAGTGATTTTTTAATGGTGCTCCGACGTTTTATATCAGTGTATAGAAAGCCGGCGCATATGTTCTCGGACAATGGCACGAACTTGACTGGCGCTGAACGTTTATTACGTGTGGAGTTGGATCGGCTGAAAGATGACAGTGTGCTGACCACGGAGTTGAAAGCGCTCCGGATCGAATGGTTTTTCCAACCAGCGCAAACGCCACATTTTGGAGGCTCACATGAGTCATTGGTGCGATCAGTGAAAAACGCTTTCTATGCCGCGTTGGATCAAGAGAAGAGTGTATTGCGTACACCCAGTGATGAAGTTCTGCGCACTCTTCTTTTTGAAGTTTCCGGATTGTTAAACTCTCGGCCTTTGACTTATTGCAGCTCCGACCCAGACGACTTTCGTGCGTTAACCCCAAACGATTTCCTTAATCGAGCTCCTGTAGCTGATTTACCGGCCGGAGATTTTAACAAGGCCCTTCCGCGTGATCATTATGGATACGTCCAGAGAATAACTAATTTCTTCTGGGACGTGTGGCGCGGATCTTTCCTGCAGTCGATGACCAGCCGGAAGAAATGGAGAACACCCGCGCGGAACTTTGCCGTCGgtgatttcattttggatGATTGGAAGAATGCTCCACGCGGGCGTTGGAGAACCGGCAAAATCGTCAAGGTCTACCCCGGTGCCGACGGATTAGTCCGAGCAGCAGATGTGGAATTCTCCACCGGAATCCTGCGACGTGGGACAAATCAGCTGGCTCTGCTAGAAGCTTACTCGCCGGATCCAGCGACGGAGGCGACAGAATCCGGCTCGGGGGAGAATGGAGCCGCGATTTGa